A genomic stretch from Verrucomicrobiia bacterium includes:
- a CDS encoding methyltransferase, producing MTSRERVLAALDHRETGRVPIDLSGHRSSGIAAIAYAHLRQYLGLPQRPIRVYDAVQQLAIVDEDVLQLFHVDTIELGRAFALEDHHWREWTLPDGTPCLIPAWVRPEKQNGEWVVRSARGNLLARMPEGCLYFEQVHYPFAEADDLDHLDAAFEESMWMAMKSPPGPLAAGPDGPAVLAEGARRLRAQTDRAIIGLFGGNLLETGQFLYRNDNFFLLLAGQPERAHEFLDRLVALHLANLERFLGAVGPYIDIILFGDDLGMQRGPQISPAMYREFFQPRQRLMWRRVKELAPHVRIMLHCCGGVRELLDGLIEAGMEAINPVQISCRGMDPAELKRDFGARVTFWGGGCDTREIMAHGSPAQVKDHVRRLLDIWRPGGGYVFQQVHNILADVPPQNIVAMYEAARQD from the coding sequence ATGACCTCACGTGAACGTGTGCTCGCCGCGCTGGATCATCGGGAGACCGGCCGCGTCCCCATTGACCTGTCGGGACACCGCTCCTCCGGCATCGCGGCCATCGCCTATGCCCACTTGCGCCAGTACCTCGGCCTCCCGCAGCGCCCCATCCGCGTCTATGATGCGGTGCAGCAGCTCGCCATCGTGGATGAGGACGTGCTGCAGCTCTTTCACGTGGACACCATCGAGCTGGGCCGCGCCTTCGCCCTCGAGGACCACCATTGGCGCGAATGGACCCTGCCCGATGGCACGCCCTGCCTGATCCCGGCCTGGGTCAGACCGGAAAAACAAAACGGCGAATGGGTGGTGCGCTCCGCCCGCGGCAACCTGCTGGCCCGCATGCCCGAGGGCTGCCTTTACTTCGAGCAGGTCCACTATCCCTTTGCCGAGGCCGATGACCTTGACCACCTCGATGCCGCCTTCGAGGAAAGCATGTGGATGGCCATGAAATCTCCGCCCGGCCCGCTGGCGGCCGGCCCCGACGGCCCGGCGGTTCTGGCCGAGGGCGCCCGGCGCCTGCGTGCGCAAACCGACCGCGCCATCATCGGTTTATTCGGCGGCAACCTGCTCGAAACCGGCCAGTTCCTCTACCGCAACGATAATTTTTTCCTGCTCCTGGCCGGCCAGCCGGAGCGGGCGCACGAATTCCTGGACCGCCTGGTGGCCCTCCACCTGGCCAATCTCGAGCGTTTCCTCGGCGCCGTGGGGCCATACATTGACATCATCCTGTTTGGCGATGACCTGGGCATGCAGCGCGGCCCGCAAATCTCTCCCGCCATGTACCGCGAGTTTTTCCAGCCCCGCCAGCGCCTGATGTGGCGCCGGGTGAAGGAGCTGGCCCCGCACGTGCGCATCATGTTGCACTGCTGCGGCGGCGTGCGCGAGCTGCTCGACGGCCTCATCGAGGCGGGCATGGAAGCCATCAACCCCGTGCAAATCTCCTGCCGCGGCATGGACCCGGCGGAGCTTAAGCGCGACTTCGGCGCCCGCGTCACTTTCTGGGGCGGCGGCTGCGATACCCGCGAAATCATGGCCCACGGCTCGCCGGCCCAGGTCAAGGACCATGTCCGCCGCCTGCTCGACATCTGGCGGCCCGGCGGCGGCTACGTCTTCCAGCAGGTGCACAACATCCTGGCCGATGTTCCCCCGCAAAACATCGTGGCCATGTATGAAGCCGCCCGGCAGGACTGA
- a CDS encoding thiazole synthase, with product MLENRPWVVAGRTFRSRLLLGTGKFASPELMRAALEASGAEIVTVALRRADLSGRHDPFANILDFIDPQRYLILPNTSGALNAAEAVRLARLAAAAGLPKWVKLEIHPDPRYLLPDPIETLAATELLVKEGFTVLPYINADPVLAKRLQEAGAATVMPLGSPIGSNQGVLTRDQVRIIIEQATVPVVVDAGLGAPSHAAEAMELGADAVLVNTAIAIASDPVRMAQAFRAAVEAGRAAYEVGLAERQPVASATSPLTGFLG from the coding sequence ATGTTGGAAAATCGTCCATGGGTGGTGGCGGGGCGGACGTTTCGCTCGCGGCTCTTGTTGGGCACCGGCAAGTTTGCTTCGCCCGAGCTGATGCGTGCGGCGCTGGAGGCGAGCGGCGCGGAGATTGTGACCGTGGCCCTGCGGCGGGCCGATCTCAGCGGACGGCATGATCCCTTCGCCAATATTTTGGATTTTATCGATCCGCAGCGCTATCTGATCCTCCCCAACACCAGCGGCGCGTTGAACGCCGCCGAGGCCGTGCGCCTGGCCCGGCTCGCCGCCGCCGCCGGACTCCCCAAATGGGTCAAACTCGAGATTCATCCGGACCCGCGCTACTTGCTGCCGGATCCCATCGAAACCCTGGCGGCCACCGAACTACTGGTGAAAGAAGGTTTCACCGTGCTGCCCTACATCAACGCGGACCCCGTGCTGGCCAAGCGGCTGCAGGAGGCCGGCGCGGCCACGGTCATGCCGTTGGGCTCGCCCATCGGCTCCAATCAAGGGGTCCTGACCCGCGATCAGGTGCGCATCATCATCGAGCAGGCCACCGTGCCGGTGGTGGTGGATGCCGGCTTGGGCGCCCCCAGCCACGCGGCCGAGGCCATGGAATTGGGCGCGGACGCCGTCTTGGTGAATACGGCCATCGCCATTGCCAGCGATCCGGTCCGCATGGCCCAGGCCTTCCGGGCTGCCGTGGAGGCGGGGCGCGCGGCGTATGAGGTGGGGCTGGCCGAGCGCCAGCCCGTGGCCAGCGCCACCAGTCCCTTGACCGGTTTCCTGGGTTGA
- a CDS encoding VCBS repeat-containing protein has translation MHYTAFALLATGALALPALAADYTLHTFQKIRLTDEFWSEGAHFGDFNKDGHMDVVSGPFWYAGPDFKTRTAYRPADKTSKIKKADGTEATIAGYKGALSNENDYSDNFLTYTYDLNGDGWMDIIIYGFPGKEVYWYENPRNQGQGHWAKYKLLDVLDNESPMFGDLTGDGKPEIICNSSKPNQPGQLGYATINWADPKQPATFHPVSPPDKRWHRYTHGIGFGDVNGDGRKDLLEQNGWWEQPASREGDPVWTFHPVPFAPGPGAAQMWVYDFNGDGLNDVFTCLDPHNHGLAWYEQYRENGEIKFKKHVIMNKKPEDNKYGVLFTQPHAIELVDMDRDGVLDVLTGKRFWAHGPTGDTDPNAPAVLYWFKTVRNKDKTVDFIPYLIDNDSGVGTQVTPGDLNGDKWPDVVVGNKKGTFVFLHQVRKVSAAEWQAAQPKPLAK, from the coding sequence ATGCATTACACCGCATTTGCCTTGCTCGCCACCGGCGCGTTAGCCTTGCCGGCCCTGGCCGCTGATTACACCCTGCACACCTTCCAAAAAATCCGCCTCACGGATGAGTTCTGGTCCGAAGGCGCGCACTTCGGGGATTTCAACAAGGATGGCCACATGGACGTCGTGTCCGGCCCGTTCTGGTACGCCGGGCCGGACTTCAAAACCCGCACCGCCTACCGCCCGGCCGACAAGACCTCCAAAATAAAAAAAGCTGACGGCACGGAGGCCACCATCGCCGGTTATAAAGGCGCGTTAAGCAATGAAAACGACTACTCGGACAATTTCCTTACCTACACCTACGATTTGAACGGCGACGGCTGGATGGACATCATCATCTACGGCTTCCCCGGCAAGGAGGTTTATTGGTACGAAAACCCGCGCAATCAGGGGCAGGGCCATTGGGCGAAGTATAAACTGCTGGATGTCCTCGACAATGAATCGCCCATGTTTGGCGATCTCACCGGCGACGGCAAACCGGAGATCATCTGCAACTCCAGCAAGCCCAACCAGCCCGGCCAGCTCGGCTACGCCACCATCAACTGGGCCGACCCCAAACAGCCCGCCACTTTTCATCCCGTGTCCCCGCCCGACAAGCGCTGGCACCGTTACACCCACGGCATCGGGTTTGGGGATGTCAACGGCGACGGCCGCAAAGATTTGCTGGAACAAAACGGCTGGTGGGAACAGCCGGCCTCCCGCGAGGGGGACCCCGTGTGGACTTTCCATCCCGTGCCCTTTGCCCCCGGGCCGGGCGCCGCGCAGATGTGGGTGTATGACTTCAACGGCGACGGCTTGAACGACGTGTTCACCTGCCTCGACCCGCACAACCACGGCCTGGCCTGGTATGAGCAATATCGCGAAAACGGCGAAATCAAGTTCAAGAAGCACGTCATCATGAACAAGAAGCCCGAGGACAACAAATACGGGGTGCTCTTCACCCAGCCCCACGCCATCGAGCTGGTGGACATGGATCGGGATGGAGTGCTGGACGTGCTCACCGGCAAACGCTTCTGGGCCCACGGCCCCACCGGCGACACCGACCCCAACGCCCCGGCGGTGCTCTATTGGTTCAAGACCGTGCGCAATAAGGACAAAACCGTGGACTTCATCCCCTACCTCATTGACAACGACTCGGGCGTGGGCACCCAGGTGACCCCCGGCGACCTCAATGGCGACAAGTGGCCGGATGTCGTCGTGGGCAACAAAAAGGGCACCTTTGTCTTCCTGCATCAAGTGCGTAAAGTCAGCGCCGCCGAATGGCAGGCCGCCCAGCCCAAACCGCTGGCCAAATAA
- a CDS encoding CHASE2 domain-containing protein, protein MNPFRQRVAQARSFGGFMGAILAVLTGVALFLSALGKPLINASFDWPFRYRTPVVPEEVVIIYMDDYSHAELDQDPSRPWSRLLHAELIERLTRQGARAIVFDVVFSSPASNFLADPRMAEEWDARLTEAMRRHGKVVVAAEYGRLEMEGAVAWRILPIYERVAKAVAAVGHSYTTVSADYTIRLFPEAVDYGGEPFPSLCQAAAQVLGYVDPPHHRTRYVNYFGPPLTLRSESYFTVYRGDTPPGLFKDKVVFIGARQSTGMTGEGKDEFRNPWPRYLEAASGQHDAEVQLRSFSPGTEIQATAFCNLMRKNWMVAIPDSLQLGLLIVFGALTGFGLAMLRPTRAVPVALGVVTVEVGAAIALHGKAAIWFAWLIPPVQVFTATLWSVLFNSVRLYFEKLLAEAEARTEKAEKQRLEAEQKLLEQERALLRETLVKQLSPGRVEQILKNPELLKPGTRKQVISIMFSDIEAYSRLSENLSPDELADQLNAYYELTLGCVHETEGTVVKLIGDAIFAIWNAPFPQEDHARRACVSALLLHGRLAAHDQQRTGPVMRTRVGLNLGEASVGNIGSSQRFDYTAVGDCVNIASRLEGMNKMVGTGVLATQAIRQAVGDQIIFRPVGLFRFKGVTHLQFVYEVVGLPEVAEGSRPWREAFAAAWQLFAQQRWAEAEAAFRHVLTLKPEDGPSLYYLERIHEFQAQPPPPDWQGQIILHEK, encoded by the coding sequence ATGAATCCCTTTCGTCAGCGGGTGGCGCAGGCACGCTCCTTTGGCGGGTTCATGGGGGCAATCCTGGCGGTCCTGACGGGCGTGGCACTCTTCCTTTCCGCCTTGGGCAAGCCGCTGATCAACGCCAGTTTCGACTGGCCATTCCGTTATCGCACCCCGGTGGTGCCGGAGGAGGTGGTGATCATCTACATGGATGACTACTCCCATGCGGAGCTGGACCAGGACCCCAGCCGGCCGTGGAGCCGCCTCTTGCATGCCGAGCTGATTGAGCGCCTGACCCGCCAGGGAGCGCGCGCGATCGTGTTTGACGTGGTGTTCAGCAGCCCGGCCAGCAATTTCCTGGCGGACCCCCGCATGGCGGAAGAATGGGACGCGCGCCTGACGGAAGCCATGCGGCGGCATGGGAAGGTGGTGGTGGCCGCCGAGTATGGCCGCCTGGAAATGGAAGGGGCGGTGGCGTGGCGAATCCTGCCGATCTACGAGCGGGTGGCCAAAGCCGTGGCGGCCGTGGGGCACTCTTACACCACGGTGTCCGCGGATTATACCATCCGGTTGTTTCCTGAGGCGGTGGACTACGGAGGTGAGCCGTTTCCCTCCCTTTGTCAGGCCGCGGCCCAAGTCTTGGGATACGTGGATCCGCCGCACCACCGCACCCGCTATGTCAATTACTTTGGCCCGCCGCTGACGTTGCGCTCCGAAAGTTACTTTACGGTGTACCGGGGGGACACTCCCCCTGGCTTGTTCAAAGACAAGGTGGTCTTCATCGGCGCCCGCCAGAGCACCGGCATGACCGGTGAGGGCAAGGATGAATTTCGCAATCCCTGGCCCCGCTATCTGGAGGCCGCCTCCGGCCAGCACGATGCCGAGGTCCAGCTTCGCTCCTTTTCCCCCGGCACCGAAATCCAGGCCACGGCCTTCTGCAATCTCATGCGGAAGAACTGGATGGTGGCCATCCCCGATTCGCTCCAGTTGGGCCTGCTCATCGTGTTTGGCGCCCTGACCGGCTTTGGACTGGCCATGCTGCGGCCAACGCGGGCGGTGCCGGTGGCGCTGGGGGTGGTGACCGTGGAAGTGGGCGCTGCCATTGCCCTGCATGGGAAGGCGGCAATCTGGTTTGCCTGGCTGATCCCGCCGGTGCAGGTCTTCACCGCCACCTTGTGGTCAGTGTTGTTTAATTCCGTGCGGTTGTACTTTGAGAAATTGCTGGCCGAGGCCGAGGCGCGCACCGAGAAGGCGGAAAAACAACGCCTGGAAGCGGAGCAGAAATTGCTGGAGCAGGAGCGCGCTCTGTTGCGGGAAACCCTGGTCAAGCAGCTCTCGCCGGGGCGGGTGGAGCAGATCCTCAAAAACCCGGAGCTGCTCAAGCCCGGCACGCGCAAGCAGGTCATCAGCATCATGTTCAGCGACATCGAGGCGTATTCCAGGCTTTCCGAAAATCTCTCGCCCGACGAGCTGGCCGACCAGCTCAATGCCTACTATGAGCTGACCCTGGGCTGCGTGCACGAGACGGAGGGCACGGTGGTCAAGCTGATCGGCGACGCCATTTTTGCCATCTGGAATGCGCCGTTTCCCCAGGAGGATCATGCGCGGCGGGCATGTGTCTCGGCGCTCCTGCTGCATGGCCGCCTGGCGGCGCATGACCAACAGCGCACCGGGCCGGTGATGCGCACCCGTGTGGGCCTGAATCTGGGGGAGGCGAGTGTCGGCAACATCGGCAGCTCGCAACGGTTCGACTACACGGCCGTGGGCGATTGCGTCAACATCGCCTCGCGGCTGGAGGGCATGAACAAGATGGTGGGCACCGGCGTGCTGGCCACGCAGGCCATCCGCCAGGCGGTGGGAGATCAGATCATTTTCCGGCCGGTGGGCTTGTTTCGCTTCAAGGGCGTCACCCATTTGCAGTTTGTCTATGAAGTTGTCGGGTTGCCGGAGGTAGCCGAAGGCAGCCGCCCGTGGCGCGAGGCGTTTGCGGCCGCCTGGCAGCTTTTCGCCCAGCAGCGTTGGGCTGAGGCCGAGGCCGCCTTTCGCCACGTCTTGACCCTCAAACCGGAGGATGGGCCCTCGCTGTATTATCTGGAGCGCATTCATGAATTCCAGGCCCAGCCCCCGCCGCCGGACTGGCAGGGGCAGATTATTTTGCACGAAAAGTAA
- a CDS encoding response regulator, translating to MSYEIGFDLLIPGQYIKQALAVSLLSVWVLVGLFFYLNHFTRRRYFTIWAAGWMFYALWLTLNLAVGHEDREAWITMIKQWCISATALFLFWGGLRFLGQRVRQSLAALFFGFLFVWSYYGAYQLENPLQVRLPIFGLIALASLRVGYCFLAYRRRRPYVGAGLLAVGFGLWGLFHVGFPFLYYQPELFGAAFLIATVLQLFIAVSMIVLVLEEARHTHHLAFLNLSKQAEEKEELRSKVSATEERYRKLFENAGQPIIIARPEDLEMLEVNQAAARLIGAGSPRELTGRSLLTFCPGQPPAGMTAAEWLATLHPLPLRRLNQDIAPVEVTATPVEYDGRPAVQLFLHELTERAQLEHQLRQTEKLAALGQMISGIAHELNNPLAVVKGYLELVLQHRELSPAVRADLEKVAHESNRAAKLVQNFLAFARERPPQRELVNLNEVAQRVLDLRMFAVRVAGVQVQTHFDPHLPPTLADPDQIQQVLVILVNNAVQAMSGRDRAGLLTVTTRRVEERVLVEVEDNGPGVPPHLESKIFEPFFTTKQVGAGTGLGLSIALSIISEHNGRLYHQRPGTEGARFVVELPIRTAPAPEPLKTAPVPSPATPPLAQDLALDILVLDDEPTITEMVSEMLSILGCRTVGCTVPAQALELLQKRHFDLILSDIRMPEMDGRQFYAAVRQQNPALAGRILFLTGDTVNEETRAFLKSVGNHHLGKPFQLEALRRAILEIVRSQTTPAAV from the coding sequence ATGTCGTACGAAATTGGTTTTGACCTGCTCATCCCCGGTCAATACATCAAACAGGCGCTGGCCGTGTCCTTGCTGAGCGTCTGGGTGCTGGTGGGGCTGTTTTTCTATCTGAATCATTTTACCCGCAGGCGTTATTTCACCATTTGGGCGGCAGGTTGGATGTTTTATGCCCTGTGGCTCACCTTGAACCTGGCCGTGGGCCACGAGGACCGGGAGGCCTGGATCACCATGATCAAGCAATGGTGCATTAGTGCCACGGCCTTGTTTTTATTTTGGGGCGGACTGCGTTTCCTGGGGCAGCGCGTGCGGCAGTCGCTGGCGGCGCTTTTTTTTGGCTTTTTGTTTGTCTGGAGTTATTACGGCGCCTATCAACTGGAAAATCCCCTCCAGGTGCGGCTGCCGATCTTTGGTTTGATTGCCCTGGCCAGCCTGCGCGTGGGCTATTGTTTCCTGGCCTATCGGCGGCGGCGCCCCTACGTGGGCGCGGGCCTCCTGGCGGTGGGCTTTGGTTTATGGGGCCTGTTTCATGTGGGCTTTCCCTTTCTTTATTACCAGCCCGAGCTTTTTGGCGCGGCCTTCCTCATTGCCACCGTCCTGCAACTCTTCATCGCGGTAAGCATGATTGTGCTGGTCCTGGAGGAGGCCCGCCACACCCATCATCTGGCATTTCTGAACTTGTCCAAACAGGCGGAGGAAAAAGAGGAGCTGCGCAGCAAGGTCTCGGCCACGGAGGAGCGCTATCGCAAGCTGTTTGAGAACGCCGGCCAGCCCATCATCATTGCCCGGCCCGAAGACCTCGAAATGCTGGAGGTCAATCAGGCAGCCGCGCGTTTGATCGGAGCCGGCAGCCCCCGGGAGCTGACCGGCCGCTCGCTGCTGACGTTTTGTCCCGGCCAGCCGCCGGCGGGAATGACCGCGGCCGAATGGCTGGCCACCCTCCACCCGCTGCCCTTGCGGCGGTTAAATCAGGACATTGCGCCGGTGGAGGTGACCGCCACCCCCGTCGAATACGACGGCCGGCCGGCAGTCCAGCTCTTCTTGCACGAATTGACCGAGCGCGCCCAGCTCGAGCACCAGTTGCGCCAGACCGAAAAGCTGGCCGCGCTGGGCCAGATGATTTCCGGCATCGCGCACGAGCTGAACAACCCGTTGGCGGTGGTGAAAGGCTACCTGGAACTGGTCTTGCAGCATCGCGAGCTGTCGCCAGCCGTCCGGGCCGACCTGGAAAAAGTGGCGCATGAAAGCAACCGCGCCGCCAAGCTTGTCCAGAACTTTCTGGCCTTTGCCCGCGAGCGCCCCCCGCAGCGGGAACTGGTGAACTTGAATGAGGTGGCCCAGCGCGTGCTTGACCTGCGCATGTTTGCCGTGCGCGTGGCCGGGGTGCAGGTGCAGACGCATTTTGATCCGCACCTGCCGCCCACCCTGGCCGACCCGGATCAGATCCAGCAGGTGCTGGTCATCCTCGTCAACAACGCCGTGCAAGCCATGTCCGGCCGGGACCGGGCCGGCTTGTTGACGGTCACCACCCGCCGGGTTGAGGAGCGGGTGCTGGTGGAAGTGGAGGACAACGGCCCCGGCGTACCCCCGCATTTGGAAAGCAAAATCTTTGAACCGTTTTTCACCACCAAACAGGTGGGCGCCGGCACGGGGCTGGGCTTGTCCATTGCCTTGAGCATTATCTCAGAGCACAACGGCCGCCTGTATCATCAGCGCCCGGGCACGGAAGGCGCGCGTTTTGTTGTCGAGCTGCCCATCCGAACCGCTCCCGCGCCCGAACCCTTGAAAACGGCGCCGGTGCCGTCCCCGGCTACGCCGCCGTTGGCGCAGGACCTGGCGCTGGACATTCTGGTTTTGGATGATGAACCCACCATCACGGAGATGGTTTCGGAAATGCTTTCCATCCTGGGCTGCCGCACGGTCGGATGCACCGTGCCGGCACAGGCCCTGGAGCTGCTGCAAAAACGGCACTTCGATTTGATTCTCTCCGATATCCGCATGCCGGAAATGGACGGCCGCCAGTTCTACGCCGCCGTGCGCCAGCAGAACCCGGCTTTGGCCGGCCGCATTCTCTTCCTGACGGGCGACACGGTGAACGAGGAGACGCGGGCCTTCCTGAAATCCGTGGGCAATCATCACCTGGGCAAACCCTTTCAACTGGAGGCCCTGCGCCGCGCCATTCTCGAAATCGTGCGCTCCCAAACCACCCCGGCCGCCGTTTGA
- the rfaE1 gene encoding D-glycero-beta-D-manno-heptose-7-phosphate kinase translates to MKKTALQLSRERVHRWLKRAGQRRLLVVGDLMLDQFVWGQVNRISPEAPVPVLEFVRESFMPGGAANVARNLTTLGAQAAVVGVVGHDAAGRQLQDLLAADGVDTRGLLTLRDRHTSIKTRIIAHQQQVVRVDRETRGDLGGAATQRLLDLLRQRLDGADAVIVGDYGKGVVTQPLLDELKRLCRERGIWLSLDPKPVHRLDLSRLSLITPNRKETFELAGLPDGARGLPPMQDKLLLQAAGDLLTRLQPALLLVTLGEQGMLLCRREQPPLHIPTVAREVFDVSGAGDTVIASFTLAIALGASPEEAAIFSNHAAGVVVGKVGTAAVTPAELLASFSHSRP, encoded by the coding sequence ATGAAAAAAACAGCCCTTCAGCTTTCCCGTGAACGCGTCCACCGTTGGCTGAAACGTGCCGGACAACGGCGCCTGCTGGTGGTGGGCGACTTGATGCTCGACCAGTTTGTTTGGGGCCAGGTGAATCGCATCTCGCCCGAAGCCCCCGTGCCCGTGCTGGAGTTTGTGCGCGAGAGTTTCATGCCCGGCGGCGCCGCCAACGTGGCGCGCAACCTCACCACCCTCGGCGCGCAGGCCGCCGTGGTGGGCGTGGTGGGACACGACGCCGCCGGCCGCCAACTCCAGGATTTGCTGGCGGCCGACGGCGTGGATACCCGCGGCCTGCTCACCTTGCGGGACCGCCACACCAGCATCAAGACGCGCATCATCGCCCACCAGCAGCAGGTGGTGCGGGTGGATCGGGAAACGCGCGGCGATCTGGGCGGCGCCGCCACCCAGCGGCTCCTCGACCTGCTGCGCCAGCGGCTGGACGGGGCGGATGCCGTCATTGTGGGGGATTACGGCAAAGGGGTCGTTACCCAGCCCCTGCTCGACGAACTGAAGCGCCTCTGTCGCGAACGGGGCATTTGGTTGAGCCTGGACCCCAAGCCGGTCCACCGCCTGGACCTGAGCCGGCTTTCGCTCATCACCCCCAACCGCAAGGAAACTTTCGAGCTGGCCGGCCTGCCCGATGGCGCTCGGGGACTGCCGCCCATGCAGGACAAACTTTTGTTGCAGGCGGCGGGGGATTTGTTGACCCGCCTGCAACCGGCCTTGTTGCTCGTCACCCTGGGCGAGCAGGGCATGCTGTTGTGCCGCCGCGAGCAGCCGCCCCTGCACATTCCCACCGTGGCGCGCGAGGTCTTCGATGTCTCCGGCGCGGGCGACACGGTCATCGCCTCCTTCACCCTCGCGATCGCCCTCGGAGCGTCCCCGGAAGAAGCCGCCATTTTCTCCAATCACGCCGCGGGGGTGGTGGTGGGCAAGGTGGGCACGGCGGCCGTCACGCCGGCGGAATTGCTCGCCAGTTTCAGCCATTCCCGTCCATGA
- the panB gene encoding 3-methyl-2-oxobutanoate hydroxymethyltransferase, protein MNAASKVTVADCQARKGRQPIPFLTTYDYPMTRLLDEAGVPFLLVGDSLGMVVLGHPDTTHVTLADMEHHVRACARAQPRALLGADLPIGTYTTPEQAVASARRLGAAGAEYVKAEGGRAILPQVQAIVQAGIPFLGHLGMLPQHVQEEGGYRVKGRKPEEAAALLADARALEAAGAFAVVLELVTPPVAAEITRALRIPTIGIGSGPDCDGQILVIHDLVGLFPWFRPRFVTPQAQCAEAIQQAVQRWMQTLPGHRPA, encoded by the coding sequence ATGAATGCGGCCTCCAAAGTAACCGTCGCCGATTGCCAGGCGCGCAAAGGGCGGCAACCCATCCCCTTTCTCACCACGTACGATTACCCCATGACCCGCCTGTTGGACGAGGCGGGTGTGCCTTTTCTCCTGGTGGGCGATTCCCTGGGCATGGTGGTCTTGGGCCATCCCGATACCACCCACGTCACGCTGGCGGACATGGAGCACCACGTGCGCGCCTGTGCGCGGGCACAGCCGCGCGCGCTGTTGGGGGCCGATTTGCCGATTGGCACCTACACCACCCCTGAGCAGGCGGTGGCCAGCGCCCGACGATTGGGCGCCGCGGGCGCCGAATACGTCAAAGCCGAGGGTGGACGCGCCATCCTGCCTCAAGTGCAAGCCATCGTGCAGGCCGGCATTCCTTTTTTGGGGCATCTGGGCATGTTGCCCCAGCACGTCCAAGAAGAGGGCGGCTATCGCGTCAAAGGCAGAAAACCCGAGGAGGCCGCCGCGCTCCTGGCCGATGCCCGGGCACTGGAGGCGGCAGGCGCTTTTGCCGTGGTGCTGGAACTGGTCACGCCCCCCGTGGCGGCGGAAATCACCCGCGCCCTCCGCATTCCCACCATCGGCATTGGCAGCGGCCCGGATTGCGATGGGCAGATTCTGGTCATTCATGATTTGGTGGGTTTGTTCCCCTGGTTCAGGCCGCGCTTTGTGACGCCCCAGGCCCAATGTGCTGAGGCCATCCAACAGGCCGTCCAGCGTTGGATGCAGACCCTGCCGGGCCACCGCCCGGCCTGA
- a CDS encoding cyclic nucleotide-binding domain-containing protein, translating into MSQRLESLLRALDPPPAEIQVPPGTVLLRQGERLGVLYVLLAGRVEIVKNDMPLCLVADRGAVFGELSLLLRCYQNATVRTVEACTLLRIEQADEALSHTPEIAWELARLLARRLALLDARFAELKEQVARIQAESLQGGGPPY; encoded by the coding sequence GTGTCCCAGCGTCTTGAAAGTCTGTTGCGTGCCCTGGACCCGCCGCCAGCGGAAATTCAGGTCCCGCCAGGCACAGTCCTCCTGCGTCAGGGGGAGCGTTTGGGGGTGCTTTATGTGTTGCTGGCGGGGCGGGTGGAAATTGTCAAAAACGACATGCCTTTGTGTCTGGTGGCCGATCGCGGGGCAGTGTTTGGCGAGTTGTCGCTACTGTTGCGCTGCTACCAAAATGCCACCGTCCGCACCGTGGAAGCCTGCACCCTGTTGCGTATCGAGCAGGCCGACGAAGCGCTCAGCCACACCCCGGAAATCGCCTGGGAGCTGGCCCGCCTCCTGGCCCGGCGGCTGGCCTTGTTGGATGCCCGCTTTGCCGAGCTGAAAGAACAGGTGGCGCGCATCCAGGCCGAAAGCCTGCAGGGCGGCGGCCCCCCCTATTGA
- a CDS encoding cation transporter has translation MRKWIALAAVTVLAAVAAQAETVNLKIEGMSCPHGCVAKVDAALAKVKGVTARKVELGKAEVTFDEKQTSKKEIATAIKKAGFKVVN, from the coding sequence ATGCGTAAATGGATTGCTCTGGCTGCGGTGACGGTGCTGGCGGCGGTGGCTGCCCAGGCCGAGACGGTGAATCTTAAAATCGAAGGCATGTCCTGCCCGCATGGCTGCGTGGCCAAGGTGGACGCCGCCTTGGCGAAGGTCAAGGGCGTGACCGCCAGGAAGGTGGAATTGGGCAAGGCGGAAGTCACCTTCGACGAAAAACAGACCAGCAAGAAGGAAATTGCCACGGCCATCAAAAAGGCCGGCTTCAAGGTGGTGAATTAA